One part of the candidate division TA06 bacterium B3_TA06 genome encodes these proteins:
- a CDS encoding malate dehydrogenase, with protein MPRVKIEPLREFTVNSFEKLGMSHENAEITADVLIASDRRGIASHGVARLVRYVDGIRKGTMDPKAEPTIIKETPTTLLVNGNAGLGQAISVKTMRKVIEKARKMGLAAAVVRNSNHYGIAGYCAMMALEYDLIGFSATNSAPLVVPTFGKDAVLGTNPIAIAVPAGKERRFVLDMATSTVPRGKLEVYNRLGKDIPETWATDEAGHSTTDPGKVLKNLLDRAGGGLAPLGGAGEESRGYKGYDLAAVVEILSGGLSLASMGTEVYGRKGEPPDVCHFLAAIDPAAFGDTNEFKERMDSFIRMLKNTPKQEGAERIWIAGEKEAEAEDRNATEVDVDEPTMEKLRTIASELEINFPF; from the coding sequence ATGCCTAGAGTTAAGATAGAGCCTTTAAGAGAATTCACAGTTAATTCGTTCGAGAAACTTGGAATGTCGCACGAGAACGCAGAGATCACGGCGGACGTGCTTATCGCATCCGACCGGCGCGGGATCGCCTCCCACGGAGTAGCTAGACTTGTCCGTTACGTAGATGGGATCAGGAAAGGCACGATGGACCCCAAGGCCGAGCCCACGATCATCAAGGAGACGCCTACAACCCTTCTTGTGAACGGCAACGCAGGGCTGGGTCAGGCGATATCGGTCAAGACCATGCGAAAGGTTATCGAGAAGGCCCGCAAGATGGGGCTTGCTGCGGCTGTGGTTCGCAACTCCAACCACTACGGGATAGCCGGCTACTGCGCGATGATGGCGCTTGAGTATGATCTTATAGGATTTTCTGCAACCAACTCCGCTCCACTTGTGGTTCCGACATTCGGCAAGGATGCGGTGCTGGGCACAAACCCCATCGCCATCGCCGTGCCCGCGGGCAAGGAGCGGCGCTTTGTTCTGGATATGGCCACATCCACCGTTCCCAGAGGCAAGCTTGAGGTCTACAACCGGCTGGGCAAGGACATTCCCGAGACGTGGGCAACGGACGAAGCGGGTCATTCCACCACCGATCCGGGTAAGGTCTTAAAGAATCTATTGGATCGTGCCGGCGGCGGACTTGCGCCACTTGGCGGCGCAGGCGAGGAAAGCAGAGGCTACAAGGGATATGATCTGGCAGCGGTGGTTGAGATACTCTCAGGCGGCTTAAGCCTTGCCTCCATGGGAACCGAGGTCTACGGGCGCAAGGGCGAACCGCCCGATGTCTGCCACTTCCTTGCCGCGATTGATCCTGCCGCTTTCGGTGATACGAACGAGTTCAAGGAGAGGATGGACTCGTTCATCCGCATGCTCAAGAACACCCCCAAACAGGAAGGTGCCGAGCGCATCTGGATCGCGGGCGAGAAGGAAGCCGAAGCCGAAGACCGCAATGCCACAGAGGTCGATGTAGACGAACCGACCATGGAGAAGTTACGTACTATAGCCAGTGAACTCGAGATAAACTTTCCCTTCTAG